The following are encoded together in the Nitrospirota bacterium genome:
- a CDS encoding cell division protein ZapA: MGSAEVTILGQNYILKGEESEEYMKSLATYVDTKISEVMAAAPGTQSLKASILASISITDELYKLRSLFSKIEIETDEIDKLLENDTSPVKRHKEKVKATDESKSLHKA; encoded by the coding sequence ATGGGCAGCGCAGAGGTAACGATACTTGGCCAAAACTATATACTGAAGGGTGAGGAGTCTGAGGAGTATATGAAAAGTCTGGCCACCTACGTTGATACCAAAATTAGCGAGGTAATGGCAGCGGCTCCCGGCACTCAGTCACTTAAAGCATCAATCCTTGCATCAATAAGTATAACAGATGAGCTTTATAAGTTAAGGTCGTTGTTTAGTAAAATTGAAATTGAAACCGATGAAATAGACAAATTGCTCGAAAATGACACTTCTCCGGTGAAACGCCACAAGGAAAAGGTAAAAGCAACAGATGAAAGCAAAAGTTTACATAAAGCATAG
- a CDS encoding transglycosylase SLT domain-containing protein, with the protein MRKFFVFLTVFLFLSSTDVSAYDSVYEYLKSGRIALDNKEYEKSVKNLDQFLDIPNQLSDYGYLWRARALTALGENERALKDISAIKIDYRNSPVLKAALLLEIKIEEKEHPGTALVLYSKYLNSYPGDDAMRISYAKLLKAQAYEWDAYKEFTKIYINGGSVSKEAAAFIDIHKLSSETKVERARNLMKRHKYEEAETELREAREKAPPSLYGTITSNLATALFRQKKYDEAAIYLERTGDIYTSARALYRAGKFDEFHEKVQHMNADKSERAAELILISGLYFRRAGNIEKALSIFNTLKENRFNKEEARWHIGWTYYLIGNYQRAYDTFESLHKSFGNRQYLYWMARSAENMGKPARALYARLTSLGDFYSLLALYRLGRAPLSVSSASDYEHSEESADFGGDTQLKRLSILLELKIDDAIRMESLYIIKNTKKFTGDAALRAALMLNAAQAYYHSLNIAGKLKDSSHLHSLLYPYAYQDIVAGAAGRFTANPLLVLSVMREESRFQDDAFSPAGAIGLMQLMPQTASRYGKLAEEEIDNEKDIFNIKKNITIGACYIGSLYREASCVPVVLASYNAGEDVVKRWLASGDYKSIDEFIEDIPYNETRNYVKRVLKTYYQYARRLEPTAESLKFVADCSLH; encoded by the coding sequence ATGAGGAAATTTTTTGTTTTTCTAACTGTGTTTTTATTTTTATCAAGCACTGATGTATCAGCGTATGATAGTGTGTATGAATACCTCAAAAGCGGACGCATTGCTTTGGATAACAAAGAGTATGAAAAAAGTGTAAAAAACCTTGACCAATTTTTGGATATCCCAAATCAGCTTTCCGACTACGGCTATCTGTGGAGGGCAAGGGCATTAACGGCTCTCGGTGAAAATGAAAGGGCACTTAAAGACATCAGTGCTATAAAGATTGATTACAGAAACTCACCTGTGCTTAAAGCCGCTCTCTTGCTTGAAATCAAAATCGAGGAAAAGGAGCACCCCGGCACGGCTCTTGTTCTTTACTCAAAATACTTAAACAGCTACCCGGGGGATGATGCAATGAGAATATCTTACGCTAAACTTCTCAAAGCGCAAGCCTATGAATGGGACGCGTACAAGGAATTTACAAAAATATACATAAACGGCGGCAGTGTATCAAAAGAGGCTGCTGCTTTTATAGACATTCATAAACTAAGCAGTGAAACCAAAGTGGAGCGTGCAAGGAATCTGATGAAGCGGCATAAGTATGAGGAGGCGGAAACTGAGCTAAGAGAAGCCCGGGAAAAAGCCCCACCCTCGCTTTATGGCACTATTACATCAAACCTTGCCACTGCTCTTTTCAGACAAAAAAAATACGACGAGGCTGCCATCTATTTGGAACGTACCGGAGACATTTATACCAGCGCAAGGGCACTTTACAGAGCCGGTAAGTTTGACGAATTTCACGAAAAAGTGCAGCACATGAATGCCGATAAAAGTGAACGTGCCGCCGAGCTTATACTTATCAGCGGGCTCTATTTCAGAAGAGCCGGAAACATTGAGAAAGCACTTTCTATTTTTAACACTCTTAAGGAAAACCGTTTTAATAAGGAGGAGGCCAGATGGCATATCGGCTGGACTTACTACCTAATCGGCAACTATCAAAGGGCATATGATACCTTTGAATCACTCCACAAATCCTTTGGCAACCGCCAGTACCTTTACTGGATGGCACGCTCTGCTGAAAACATGGGAAAACCTGCTCGTGCGCTATACGCCAGATTGACCTCTCTTGGGGATTTCTATTCACTTCTTGCCCTCTACAGACTGGGCAGAGCTCCTCTTTCAGTAAGCTCAGCAAGCGATTATGAACACTCAGAGGAAAGCGCTGACTTTGGCGGCGACACCCAGCTTAAGCGACTCTCTATATTGCTTGAACTTAAAATAGACGATGCAATAAGAATGGAAAGCCTCTACATAATAAAAAACACAAAGAAATTCACAGGGGATGCCGCTCTAAGAGCCGCTCTGATGCTTAATGCGGCACAAGCCTACTACCACTCGCTAAACATTGCAGGCAAACTCAAAGACAGTAGCCATCTTCACAGTCTCTTATATCCTTATGCTTATCAGGACATAGTGGCTGGCGCTGCCGGAAGGTTTACAGCGAATCCGCTGCTGGTTCTTTCTGTAATGAGAGAGGAAAGCCGTTTTCAGGATGATGCTTTCTCTCCGGCAGGGGCAATAGGGCTCATGCAGCTAATGCCTCAGACTGCCTCCCGGTACGGTAAGCTGGCAGAGGAGGAGATTGACAACGAAAAAGATATTTTTAATATAAAGAAGAATATAACCATAGGCGCTTGCTATATTGGTTCACTATACAGGGAGGCATCTTGTGTACCTGTTGTGCTGGCCTCCTATAATGCAGGTGAGGATGTGGTTAAGAGGTGGCTTGCAAGCGGAGATTATAAATCAATTGATGAGTTTATCGAGGATATCCCGTATAATGAAACAAGAAATTATGTAAAGCGCGTCCTCAAGACTTACTATCAGTATGCAAGACGGTTAGAGCCAACAGCGGAGTCTTTAAAATTTGTTGCTGATTGCAGTTTACATTAG
- a CDS encoding 1,4-dihydroxy-6-naphthoate synthase yields MLKFSLGFSPCPNDTYIFYALTHGLIETGDISFAQAQIYDVETLNAMALSESLDVTKVSFYAYLKVREHYALLKTGGAMGRSCGPLIVSKKSIAPHELKGKKIAVPGKLTTAYLLTRLFEPEISDDQIIVLPFNDIMAAVRDGTADAGVIIHECRFTYHTYGLTEVIDLGMWWEKETALPVPLGCIIAKKSLGERTISKIEQFILQSVLYAKAHPVETLNYIRSHAAEMDDKVISGHIALYVNNYTENTGADGAAAFDKVIDFAKNRGLL; encoded by the coding sequence ATGCTTAAATTTTCATTAGGATTTTCACCGTGCCCAAACGATACGTACATTTTCTACGCCCTTACCCACGGCCTTATTGAAACTGGAGATATTTCCTTCGCTCAGGCACAAATATATGATGTCGAAACACTTAACGCCATGGCACTTAGTGAATCTCTGGACGTTACAAAGGTCTCCTTCTATGCCTATTTAAAGGTAAGAGAACACTATGCGTTATTAAAAACCGGAGGAGCAATGGGCCGCTCCTGTGGCCCCTTAATTGTTTCAAAAAAAAGCATTGCACCCCATGAACTTAAAGGAAAAAAAATCGCTGTCCCGGGAAAGCTGACCACTGCGTATCTTTTGACCCGCCTCTTTGAACCAGAAATAAGCGATGACCAGATTATAGTGCTGCCCTTTAATGACATCATGGCAGCCGTAAGAGATGGCACAGCCGATGCCGGCGTTATAATACATGAGTGCAGGTTTACGTATCACACGTATGGCCTTACGGAGGTTATTGACCTGGGTATGTGGTGGGAAAAAGAGACCGCACTGCCTGTCCCTCTGGGCTGTATCATTGCAAAGAAGTCACTCGGAGAGCGCACAATCTCTAAGATTGAGCAGTTTATACTGCAGTCAGTTCTGTATGCCAAAGCCCATCCTGTTGAGACCCTTAATTACATTAGGTCCCATGCCGCCGAGATGGATGACAAGGTTATTTCTGGCCACATTGCACTTTATGTTAATAATTACACAGAAAACACAGGCGCTGATGGAGCGGCTGCCTTTGATAAAGTTATAGATTTTGCTAAAAACAGGGGGCTGCTTTAG
- a CDS encoding histidine triad nucleotide-binding protein — protein sequence MDCLFCKIARKEIQAKIVYEDKQVVAFEDVNPQAPVHILIIPHKHIATTLELTADDAALTGHMIAVANKIAQDKKIAQNGFRMVINCNRDAGQSVFHIHLHLLGGRPMHWPPG from the coding sequence ATGGATTGTTTGTTTTGTAAGATAGCAAGGAAAGAAATACAGGCAAAAATCGTCTATGAAGACAAACAGGTCGTAGCTTTTGAAGACGTAAACCCGCAGGCTCCTGTCCACATTCTTATAATCCCTCACAAACACATCGCTACTACTCTTGAACTTACGGCAGATGACGCTGCCCTTACCGGACACATGATTGCAGTTGCTAATAAAATCGCCCAGGACAAAAAAATAGCGCAAAACGGCTTTCGTATGGTTATAAACTGTAACAGAGATGCCGGACAGAGTGTCTTTCACATTCATCTGCACCTGCTTGGTGGCCGTCCTATGCACTGGCCTCCGGGATGA
- a CDS encoding O-antigen ligase family protein has translation MLRDIFISILRVGAVVLIVFLFFDGYEKYRNISLYISLISWFLLSLATFTLGFKWKNIAFVSLILLMFSAIISSSLSGNTPAAKLLLPLYTMYLMPVILYAIVAAAFNGMDKAKLLCTFLALLGVVRMFYTVFVSGSAIGVSTPIDNETAKNLSITATFLIPFMFAQYAEGKGIRGVLWFIIAILSFAGLLFVGVRASWVAVFFVGFIWTVFLREKRFFSVKLIIISAIVVLIMFRFYPAQFNHVREHIVEKTTISMRLSAWKTTVDISRDSLITGHGLDTALMRDKFVKFATATGVSPLLPKQWPDNVFLSILYMQGAVGLFFFAVALFYTIIHLLTIKSDVIGTPNFTAIAILSAIVAEIVMRVFFFDGNIINLSILLAMAGSVSNKASISE, from the coding sequence ATGTTGAGGGATATTTTTATTAGCATACTTCGTGTTGGTGCAGTTGTACTGATAGTTTTTCTTTTTTTTGACGGATATGAGAAATACCGTAACATTTCACTCTATATATCTCTGATATCATGGTTTTTGCTGTCGCTGGCTACTTTCACTTTAGGTTTTAAGTGGAAAAACATAGCATTTGTTTCTCTGATTTTACTGATGTTTTCTGCAATAATCTCATCCTCTTTATCAGGAAACACTCCAGCAGCTAAGTTGTTACTGCCTCTTTACACCATGTACCTGATGCCTGTTATTCTCTATGCAATAGTGGCCGCTGCCTTTAATGGAATGGATAAGGCGAAATTGCTTTGCACATTTTTAGCACTTCTTGGCGTAGTGCGCATGTTTTATACAGTGTTTGTCTCCGGCTCTGCAATTGGCGTCTCTACACCAATTGATAATGAAACTGCAAAAAACCTGTCCATTACTGCCACGTTTCTTATCCCGTTTATGTTTGCCCAGTATGCCGAGGGGAAGGGGATAAGAGGGGTTCTGTGGTTTATTATTGCTATCTTGTCCTTTGCCGGGTTACTGTTTGTTGGGGTAAGAGCGTCGTGGGTTGCTGTTTTTTTTGTAGGTTTTATATGGACAGTTTTTTTGAGAGAAAAGCGGTTTTTCTCTGTCAAACTAATCATTATATCTGCTATCGTTGTTCTTATTATGTTTAGGTTTTACCCTGCGCAATTTAATCACGTAAGAGAACATATTGTTGAAAAAACCACTATCTCCATGAGACTCTCTGCGTGGAAAACCACCGTGGATATTTCCAGAGACAGTCTGATTACAGGGCATGGACTTGACACTGCTCTGATGCGCGATAAATTTGTGAAGTTTGCCACAGCCACTGGTGTTTCACCACTTCTGCCAAAGCAGTGGCCTGATAATGTGTTTCTGTCAATTTTATATATGCAAGGTGCTGTCGGGCTATTCTTTTTTGCTGTTGCACTGTTTTATACGATAATTCACCTCCTTACAATTAAATCCGATGTTATCGGCACTCCAAACTTTACTGCCATTGCCATTCTGTCAGCTATTGTTGCCGAAATTGTAATGCGTGTTTTCTTTTTTGATGGAAACATCATAAATTTAAGCATACTTCTTGCCATGGCAGGCTCTGTCAGTAATAAAGCTTCAATATCGGAATGA
- a CDS encoding glycosyltransferase family 4 protein, whose amino-acid sequence MTIFYPVPERLNGTQARFIQIVNTAYALSKKGVNVKLISGKIPGLNQADVLSSFGITPTGSLELVFLPIIRKSWFLSISISALFYLTLACYLLRRKGSNRVIVVRHPKLAGFLLTFKGLFKMPVVFEAHEIFHLSTEKLSAKAALKRLEAKIYSKSDAIITISDKLRDDINSIFDFTGNPCHTVPDAVRDDFFLSETDAVRRSFLFYSGSLYKWKGVDLLIEALMHLPDETLVIAGGGGRLDELKRFVKLLGLSERVTFTGHIPHVKITKLLKDAKLSFIPNVQSEISKYTSPLKMFEYMAGGVPIVAADLPGISELLRHRHSAMLFTPGDLHDLVKKTQTLLNDEALASLLAENARELARSHTYEKRAGRIIDFITRIFYNHDSIAHDE is encoded by the coding sequence ATGACAATTTTTTATCCTGTACCTGAAAGGCTAAACGGGACACAGGCAAGGTTCATACAAATTGTAAACACAGCTTATGCACTCTCAAAAAAGGGTGTTAATGTTAAACTTATAAGCGGTAAAATTCCCGGCCTCAACCAAGCCGATGTGTTAAGCAGCTTTGGTATAACCCCAACCGGCAGCTTAGAGCTTGTGTTTCTCCCAATTATAAGAAAATCGTGGTTTTTATCTATCTCCATATCGGCGCTATTTTATTTAACCCTGGCCTGCTACCTGTTAAGGCGTAAAGGGAGCAACCGGGTTATCGTAGTAAGACACCCAAAGTTAGCCGGGTTTTTATTGACTTTTAAGGGACTGTTTAAAATGCCTGTCGTTTTTGAAGCTCATGAGATTTTTCATCTGAGTACAGAAAAATTGTCCGCAAAAGCTGCTCTGAAACGTCTTGAGGCGAAAATATACAGTAAATCAGATGCGATCATTACAATATCAGACAAACTGAGGGATGATATTAACTCGATTTTTGACTTTACCGGCAACCCCTGCCACACTGTGCCCGATGCGGTAAGGGACGATTTCTTTTTGTCTGAAACGGATGCTGTGAGGCGTTCATTTCTTTTTTATTCCGGTTCTTTGTATAAATGGAAGGGGGTTGATCTGTTAATAGAGGCGTTGATGCACCTGCCTGATGAAACACTGGTTATAGCAGGAGGGGGCGGGCGTCTCGATGAGCTTAAGCGGTTTGTGAAACTTCTTGGATTGTCAGAGCGGGTGACTTTTACCGGCCATATACCGCATGTTAAAATCACAAAGCTTTTAAAGGATGCCAAACTGTCCTTTATTCCCAATGTTCAGAGTGAAATTTCAAAATACACCTCGCCTCTTAAGATGTTTGAGTACATGGCAGGAGGAGTACCTATAGTGGCTGCAGATCTGCCCGGGATAAGTGAGCTGCTGCGTCACAGACACAGTGCTATGCTGTTTACTCCAGGAGATTTACATGACCTTGTAAAAAAAACTCAAACCTTGTTAAATGATGAGGCACTTGCCTCTTTGCTTGCAGAAAATGCCAGAGAACTTGCCCGCAGCCATACGTATGAAAAAAGAGCAGGCAGAATTATTGATTTTATCACCCGTATATTTTATAATCATGATTCAATAGCGCATGATGAGTGA
- a CDS encoding glycosyltransferase family 2 protein translates to MKNVSVTIITNNEERNIEGALRSAACAGEIIVIDSGSTDRTLEICGTYNARVYTHQWQGYARQKQTAIGYATLPWVFVLDSDERLTEELVSEIELVTQGNSTVNGYYVSRKNFFLGKWIRHGGWHPDNVLRLFRNGTGQFQEREVHEKIIVDGTLGYLKNPIEHYTYETVGDFIKKMDNYSTLSAREIVKSGRYTGFFALALKPPATFIKMYIFALGFLDGLHGFILSLLYAVNTFLKYLKAWEHRGVKLTDEYYESKNCQNTKRSHPLL, encoded by the coding sequence TTGAAAAATGTATCTGTTACCATAATTACCAACAATGAGGAGCGAAATATTGAAGGGGCGCTGAGAAGTGCAGCGTGTGCCGGGGAAATCATAGTTATTGACAGCGGAAGCACAGACAGAACTCTTGAAATCTGCGGCACCTATAATGCCAGAGTTTATACTCACCAATGGCAAGGCTATGCCAGACAGAAACAAACTGCAATTGGATATGCTACACTGCCATGGGTGTTTGTTCTGGATTCAGATGAGAGGCTCACTGAGGAGCTGGTTTCAGAGATTGAGCTGGTAACACAAGGTAACAGCACAGTTAACGGCTACTACGTGTCAAGGAAAAATTTCTTTCTGGGCAAGTGGATTCGTCATGGCGGCTGGCACCCGGATAATGTATTAAGACTGTTTAGAAATGGGACGGGACAGTTTCAGGAGCGGGAGGTTCACGAAAAAATCATAGTTGACGGCACGCTGGGGTATTTGAAAAATCCGATAGAACATTACACGTATGAAACGGTTGGTGATTTTATAAAGAAGATGGATAACTACTCAACCCTTTCAGCCAGAGAGATTGTGAAATCAGGCAGATACACAGGTTTTTTCGCTTTAGCGCTAAAACCTCCGGCAACGTTTATAAAGATGTATATTTTTGCACTTGGATTTCTTGACGGCCTGCACGGGTTTATTTTGTCTTTGCTGTATGCAGTGAATACTTTTTTAAAATATCTGAAAGCATGGGAACACAGAGGAGTAAAGTTAACAGATGAGTACTATGAATCAAAAAACTGCCAAAACACTAAGCGTAGTCATCCCCTGTTATAA
- a CDS encoding glycosyltransferase family 2 protein, which yields MSTMNQKTAKTLSVVIPCYNEELVIWEVYGRLTSLLDSFMQKELIKDYEIIYVDDGSSDATLRELKLISEKDRKAKVISLSGNFGHQPALTAGLTAATGEMTVSLDADLQDPPEAIEEMILKHYEGFDIVYGVRKSREEDTFFKRFTARFFYMFMRLMGVNLIYDHADYRLISRLALNEFKRYKEVNRFLRGIFPNMRFTPGIVHYKREKRFAGETKYPLRKMLSFAVEGITSFSNFPLRLAFILGFFNFVAALGLVFWTIFTKIQGNAIPGWASIVLPLYMFGGIQLMFIGILSEYVGKIYLEVKSRPVYIIKESFNFDKPL from the coding sequence ATGAGTACTATGAATCAAAAAACTGCCAAAACACTAAGCGTAGTCATCCCCTGTTATAACGAGGAGCTGGTGATATGGGAGGTTTACGGCAGGCTGACCTCTCTCCTTGACTCTTTTATGCAAAAGGAGCTGATAAAAGACTACGAAATAATATACGTTGACGACGGTTCATCGGATGCAACCCTGAGAGAGCTTAAACTTATAAGTGAAAAGGACCGCAAGGCGAAGGTAATTTCATTAAGCGGCAATTTTGGCCATCAACCTGCATTGACAGCAGGTCTTACGGCAGCAACCGGAGAGATGACAGTCTCACTTGATGCCGATCTTCAGGATCCCCCGGAGGCTATCGAGGAGATGATTTTAAAACATTACGAGGGATTTGATATTGTATATGGAGTTAGAAAAAGCAGAGAAGAGGATACATTTTTTAAACGATTTACGGCCAGATTTTTTTATATGTTTATGCGCCTTATGGGTGTTAACCTTATATACGATCATGCCGATTACCGGCTGATTTCACGGCTTGCTCTCAATGAATTTAAGCGCTACAAGGAGGTAAACCGCTTTTTGCGCGGCATTTTCCCCAACATGAGGTTTACTCCCGGAATTGTGCACTATAAGAGAGAAAAGCGTTTTGCCGGAGAGACCAAATATCCGTTGCGAAAGATGTTGTCTTTTGCTGTAGAGGGGATAACGTCATTTTCCAACTTTCCGCTTCGACTGGCTTTCATTTTAGGGTTTTTTAATTTTGTAGCCGCTCTTGGGCTTGTGTTTTGGACAATTTTTACAAAAATACAGGGTAACGCCATTCCCGGCTGGGCATCTATCGTGCTGCCTCTTTACATGTTTGGAGGTATTCAGCTTATGTTCATAGGCATACTCAGCGAGTACGTAGGTAAGATATATCTTGAGGTTAAAAGCCGCCCGGTGTATATTATCAAAGAGTCGTTTAATTTTGATAAACCTCTGTGA
- a CDS encoding ferredoxin, whose translation MMVMVDEETCIGCGRCEELCPAVFHVPDETGKSEVIDPDGCDYASCCESAEENCPVHAIHIK comes from the coding sequence ATGATGGTGATGGTGGATGAAGAGACTTGTATAGGTTGCGGCAGGTGTGAGGAGTTATGTCCGGCGGTTTTTCATGTTCCCGATGAGACTGGCAAATCAGAGGTGATTGACCCTGATGGGTGTGATTATGCCAGCTGTTGCGAGTCTGCCGAGGAAAACTGTCCTGTGCACGCTATACACATTAAGTGA
- the gltX gene encoding glutamate--tRNA ligase has product MSKEVRVRFAPSPTGYLHIGGARTALFNYLYARKHKGTFILRIEDTDRSRSTDEFIDAIIDGMKWLNLSHDEGPFRQTDRTDIYNKYAMDMLEEGKAYYCYCEPDELEMRRKEAIKHGKPPKYDGRCRDIKTPPIGIKPTIRFKMPEHGQTVVDDLIKGSVDFDNSVLDDFIIMRSDGSPTYNFVVVCDDIDMRITHIIRGDDHLNNTPKQMQIYKAFGKAAPAFAHLPMILGSDKTRLSKRHGATSVLAYKDMGYLPDALLNYLVRLGWSFGDQEVFSIEELTEKFSLESVGKSSAVFNPEKLLWLNSEYIKNSDPTRLVSYVKPFLLSMNIVDETYVFDEGWLTQAIATLQERSRTLIELSNSLRYYIADTVEIDEKAGKKFINQETKPFLTAVADKLSCLESFCVKEIEGVFLSLMSEHNVALGKIAQPVRVAITGNTVSPGIFEVLDIVGKEKSLKRLKRAIESISNTPQP; this is encoded by the coding sequence TTGTCTAAAGAAGTAAGGGTGAGATTTGCGCCAAGTCCTACAGGATACCTTCACATAGGGGGCGCAAGGACGGCTTTGTTTAACTATCTGTATGCGCGCAAACACAAAGGAACTTTTATTTTGCGCATAGAAGACACTGACAGGAGCCGCTCAACTGATGAGTTTATAGATGCAATAATTGACGGGATGAAATGGCTTAACTTAAGCCACGACGAGGGACCGTTTAGGCAAACCGACCGCACCGATATTTATAACAAGTACGCTATGGATATGCTTGAAGAGGGTAAGGCTTACTACTGCTACTGTGAACCGGATGAGCTTGAAATGCGCAGAAAGGAGGCCATTAAGCACGGTAAACCCCCTAAGTATGACGGCAGATGCAGAGATATTAAAACTCCACCTATCGGAATTAAACCCACAATTCGGTTTAAAATGCCAGAGCATGGGCAAACCGTAGTGGACGATCTTATAAAGGGCAGTGTTGATTTTGACAATTCTGTTCTCGATGATTTCATAATAATGCGCTCTGACGGCTCTCCCACTTATAACTTTGTTGTCGTTTGCGATGATATTGATATGAGGATAACGCACATCATAAGGGGTGATGACCACCTTAACAACACCCCTAAGCAGATGCAGATTTACAAGGCTTTTGGTAAGGCTGCTCCGGCATTTGCACATTTACCGATGATTTTAGGCTCTGATAAGACACGATTAAGTAAACGCCACGGAGCGACCTCTGTGTTAGCGTATAAGGATATGGGATATTTGCCGGATGCGCTGCTTAACTACCTTGTGCGGCTTGGCTGGTCTTTTGGTGACCAGGAGGTGTTTAGTATTGAAGAGTTAACAGAGAAATTCTCACTTGAATCGGTGGGAAAATCTTCAGCCGTGTTTAATCCTGAAAAACTTCTCTGGCTTAACAGCGAGTACATTAAAAACTCTGACCCTACAAGGCTTGTGTCTTATGTAAAACCGTTTCTGTTATCAATGAACATTGTTGATGAAACGTATGTGTTTGACGAGGGTTGGTTAACTCAGGCTATTGCTACTTTGCAGGAACGTTCAAGGACCCTTATTGAGCTCTCTAATTCCCTCAGATACTATATTGCTGACACTGTGGAAATTGATGAAAAGGCAGGTAAAAAGTTTATAAATCAGGAAACAAAACCATTTCTCACTGCCGTTGCCGATAAACTGAGCTGTTTAGAAAGCTTTTGTGTAAAGGAAATAGAAGGCGTGTTTCTGTCTCTTATGTCAGAGCATAACGTAGCGCTTGGAAAAATTGCCCAGCCAGTAAGGGTTGCCATAACAGGAAACACGGTAAGCCCTGGAATCTTTGAGGTTCTTGACATTGTCGGGAAAGAAAAGTCGCTGAAACGTCTAAAGAGAGCTATAGAATCAATTAGCAACACCCCTCAACCGTAA